From a region of the uncultured Desulfatiglans sp. genome:
- the rplI gene encoding 50S ribosomal protein L9: protein MKVILRQDLDELGLEGDVVDVAKGYVRNYLVPRGIAVLATSQNIKAFELQKKKIELRRLRAKEEAVQLKERLEGMGLSFAQKAGEEGKLYGSVTAMDIAEELEKKGFVVDRRKILLDKPIKSVGDYKVPVRIYPGVTGMLQLSVASEEKTSAE from the coding sequence ATGAAAGTGATATTGAGGCAGGATTTGGATGAACTGGGTTTGGAAGGGGACGTGGTGGATGTCGCCAAAGGCTATGTCCGCAACTATCTTGTGCCGAGGGGGATAGCGGTGCTCGCGACGTCTCAAAATATCAAGGCCTTCGAACTTCAGAAGAAAAAGATCGAACTCCGGCGGCTGCGGGCCAAGGAGGAGGCGGTTCAACTCAAGGAAAGGCTCGAGGGCATGGGACTTTCTTTCGCCCAGAAGGCGGGCGAGGAAGGAAAGCTTTACGGGTCGGTCACCGCAATGGACATCGCAGAGGAACTGGAGAAAAAAGGATTTGTAGTGGATCGGCGCAAGATCCTCCTCGACAAGCCCATCAAGTCGGTCGGTGATTATAAGGTCCCGGTCCGCATCTATCCCGGGGTGACCGGCATGCTGCAGCTTTCGGTGGCTTCTGAGGAAAAGACCTCTGCAGAGTAG
- the dnaC gene encoding Replicative DNA helicase — protein sequence MAVSKKERAPVSLKVPPHNLEAEQAVLGGILINNDAMNLVVDILSPDDFYREAHANVFEGMCGLYDSGEPIDLITLSQTLTRKNCLERIGGARYLADLVEAVSTSAGIVYHAEIIKGLSVRRKLIGHCSTISESCFQDWERVEDLLDLAEQSVYDIAESQVKEGFHPLNDVIKDSFKRLEAVAQQPGHVTGTPTGFTDFDRLTAGLQPSDLIIVAGRPSMGKTALALNIGYNAAKETGKGVAIFSLEMSRSQLGIRLLGFDAGIDAARLRTGFLKDEEWGKLTHAASNLCEMPIFIDDSMAAGVLEMKAKCRRLKKHQDLGLVIVDYLQLVQGRRSAESRQMEISEISRALKGLAKDLNVPVMALSQLNRKVEDRPNKRPQLADLRESGAIEQDADVIVFIYRDEMYNPNSEENRNVAEIILAKQRNGPTGFFKLTFLKELTRFENFAGEDLPIQ from the coding sequence ATGGCCGTGAGCAAAAAGGAAAGAGCGCCGGTCAGCTTGAAGGTGCCTCCGCACAATCTGGAGGCTGAGCAGGCGGTCCTCGGCGGCATCCTGATCAACAACGACGCGATGAATCTGGTCGTGGACATCCTTTCCCCGGATGATTTTTACCGGGAGGCGCATGCGAATGTCTTCGAAGGGATGTGCGGGCTTTATGATAGCGGCGAACCGATCGACCTGATCACCCTGTCGCAGACCCTCACTCGGAAGAATTGTCTCGAGCGAATCGGCGGCGCCCGCTATCTGGCCGATCTTGTCGAGGCCGTTTCGACGTCGGCGGGAATCGTGTACCATGCCGAGATCATCAAGGGACTGTCAGTCAGGCGTAAGCTGATCGGGCATTGCTCCACCATTTCAGAGTCTTGTTTCCAGGATTGGGAGCGGGTCGAGGACCTGCTCGACCTGGCCGAGCAGTCCGTCTATGACATCGCTGAGTCCCAGGTCAAAGAAGGATTTCACCCGCTGAACGACGTGATCAAGGACAGCTTCAAGCGCCTCGAAGCTGTTGCACAGCAGCCCGGCCATGTGACCGGCACCCCCACCGGCTTTACGGATTTCGATCGCTTGACCGCCGGTCTTCAGCCGTCCGATCTGATCATCGTTGCCGGCCGGCCCAGTATGGGCAAGACGGCCCTTGCGCTCAACATCGGCTACAACGCCGCAAAAGAGACCGGCAAAGGCGTGGCTATCTTCTCCCTTGAAATGTCCCGGTCGCAGCTGGGGATCAGGCTGCTCGGGTTCGATGCGGGCATCGATGCCGCCAGGCTCCGTACGGGTTTTCTAAAGGATGAGGAGTGGGGCAAGCTTACGCATGCCGCCAGCAACCTGTGCGAGATGCCGATCTTCATCGATGACAGTATGGCTGCCGGCGTTCTGGAGATGAAGGCGAAGTGCCGCCGGCTGAAGAAACATCAGGACCTGGGCCTGGTCATCGTCGATTATCTGCAGCTCGTGCAGGGGCGGCGAAGCGCTGAGTCGCGTCAGATGGAGATCAGTGAAATATCCCGGGCGCTCAAGGGGCTTGCAAAAGATCTGAATGTGCCGGTGATGGCCCTTTCCCAGCTGAACCGGAAGGTGGAGGACCGGCCGAACAAGCGTCCGCAATTGGCTGATTTGAGGGAGAGCGGGGCCATTGAACAGGACGCCGATGTGATCGTTTTCATCTATCGTGACGAGATGTACAACCCGAATTCCGAAGAGAACCGGAACGTGGCCGAGATCATCCTGGCCAAACAGCGGAACGGTCCGACCGGCTTCTTCAAGTTGACATTCCTGAAAGAATTGACCCGCTTCGAGAACTTCGCTGGAGAAGACCTCCCGATACAGTGA